From Candidatus Bathyarchaeia archaeon, a single genomic window includes:
- a CDS encoding phenylacetate--CoA ligase yields MSKSELQALQFKRLKRMLRYVYENSPFYKRKFDAMKVKPDDLRSLDDIVRFPFTTKEDLRLNAYPYGGAFLCVPREQIICWHMTSGTTGTPTIAPYTYKDYEVWMNVMARSYTAAGVRPGDIVMNIYGYGLFTGGIGFHQSAHLVGASVIPWSVGRTEALIKTMRDYHATVMTGTPSYQYYIAEKVKEMGLDPEKDLALRVTIPGAEMWTELMRKRLEEEFALKKRGGGARDVYGSTEMTGPGVGQECIYENGFHFWADHWYLEIIDPKTLEPVEPGEEGEMVFTHLTREGMPLIRYRIGDLTILDDEPCECGRKAFPRCKRIRGRTDDVIHFKGVKVFPSAVQEALFKFPEIKEYQIIVDRTKSLHDMIIKVEVSPYPSNEKSSSDLKEKVERELANIIFVRPTVEIVSPGTLPRYEGKSKRVVLKEPTAC; encoded by the coding sequence ATGTCTAAGAGTGAACTTCAAGCCTTACAGTTCAAACGTCTTAAACGTATGCTCCGCTACGTCTACGAGAATAGCCCCTTCTACAAGCGGAAATTTGACGCAATGAAAGTTAAGCCTGACGACCTCAGAAGTCTAGATGATATAGTAAGGTTCCCCTTCACAACTAAGGAGGATTTGAGGCTGAATGCGTATCCATACGGGGGGGCGTTCCTCTGTGTGCCCCGTGAACAGATCATCTGTTGGCACATGACATCAGGAACCACTGGAACGCCAACGATCGCCCCATACACCTATAAAGACTACGAAGTATGGATGAACGTGATGGCGCGGAGCTACACAGCCGCGGGAGTTCGACCTGGCGACATTGTAATGAACATCTACGGCTATGGGCTCTTCACGGGCGGAATAGGATTTCATCAAAGCGCACACCTGGTCGGAGCTTCAGTAATCCCTTGGAGCGTAGGGCGGACTGAGGCGCTCATCAAGACGATGAGAGATTACCACGCCACAGTTATGACTGGAACGCCTTCATATCAATATTATATTGCAGAGAAGGTGAAAGAGATGGGGCTCGACCCAGAGAAGGACTTGGCGCTGAGGGTGACGATACCTGGCGCGGAGATGTGGACGGAACTTATGCGTAAAAGATTGGAGGAAGAGTTCGCTCTCAAAAAACGTGGAGGGGGTGCAAGAGACGTTTACGGCTCCACAGAGATGACAGGGCCTGGGGTGGGGCAAGAATGCATATACGAGAACGGCTTCCACTTTTGGGCGGATCACTGGTACCTGGAGATCATCGACCCTAAAACATTAGAGCCCGTTGAGCCCGGTGAGGAGGGGGAGATGGTCTTCACCCATCTGACGAGGGAAGGGATGCCTTTAATCAGATACCGTATTGGCGACTTAACAATCTTAGACGACGAGCCGTGCGAGTGTGGCAGGAAAGCTTTTCCAAGATGTAAAAGAATCCGTGGGAGAACTGACGACGTGATTCACTTTAAGGGTGTTAAGGTCTTTCCCTCCGCAGTCCAGGAGGCCCTATTTAAATTCCCCGAGATAAAGGAATATCAGATCATCGTGGATAGGACAAAATCGCTCCACGACATGATAATTAAAGTGGAAGTCTCACCTTATCCAAGCAATGAGAAGTCGTCTTCAGATCTGAAAGAAAAAGTTGAGCGGGAGCTTGCAAACATCATATTCGTTCGACCTACGGTTGAGATTGTCAGCCCTGGAACGCTTCCAAGGTATGAGGGTAAGTCAAAGCGGGTTGTCTTAAAGGAGCCAACTGCCTGTTAA